The proteins below come from a single Mustela erminea isolate mMusErm1 chromosome 14, mMusErm1.Pri, whole genome shotgun sequence genomic window:
- the LOC116573606 gene encoding translation initiation factor IF-2-like, whose product AASGPSPAGGQGQRRGKPGSRGGGGGGNSASPTAANGAEPREPPKQEALRAGLRSLRPASAPPPLPGGGSRNPGRGQAWVAGPRRRTAGGLRDTARGAFECEPGRALRLLQRPRPPAPGGAPPNT is encoded by the coding sequence GCGGCCTCAGGCCCGTCTCCTGCGGGGGGCCAGGGCCAGAGGCGGGGGAAGCCCGGgagccgcggcggcggcggcggcggcaactCCGCTTCCCCCACGGCGGCCAATGGGGCAGAACCACGCGAGCCTCCAAAACAGGAGGCGCTGCGGGCGGGGCTCCGCTCCCTTCGGCCGGCCTCCGCGCCGCCTCCCCTCCCCGGTGGTGGCTCCCGGAATCCCGGCCGGGGTCAGGCCTGGGTGGCAGGTCCCCGACGCCGCACAGCCGGGGGACTTCGGGACACGGCGCGCGGGGCCTTCGAGTGCGAGCCGGGGCGCGCTCTACGTCTCCTGCAGCGGCCGCGGCCTCCGGCGCCCGGTGGGGCCCCGCCAAACACCTGA